The proteins below come from a single Notamacropus eugenii isolate mMacEug1 chromosome 7, mMacEug1.pri_v2, whole genome shotgun sequence genomic window:
- the RNASE12 gene encoding probable inactive ribonuclease-like protein 12, with translation MDPLSVRGTANKIGEKAKSVNGIFPLLLLLVLAFLLMLGLSRGLDDDFPNEKTFEQEHIDYPKSTRLFRYCNSMMLLKRIRGPNDTCKQKHTFIHERLDNLATMCTNITTTATCKYPSKMDCHKSQRKLQLTDCRLIEGTKFPGCKYHSQPKYNSILFYCDDLGPIYLYGTVEDS, from the exons ATGGACCCGCTGTCTGTGAGAGGCACAGCAAATAAAATAG GGGAGAAAGCAAAAAGTGTGAATGGgatcttccccctcctcctacTATTGGTGCTCGCTTTCCTGCTGATGCTAGGTCTGAGTAGAGGTCTGGATGATGACTTTCCAAATGAAAAGACTTTCGAGCAGGAGCATATAGATTACCCTAAATCTACCCGCTTGTTCAGGTACTGTAACTCCATGATGCTGTTGAAAAGAATCCGGGGTCCCAATGACACCTGCAAACAGAAGCATACCTTCATCCACGAGAGACTAGACAACCTTGCTACCATGTGCACTAACATTACTACCACTGCTACATGCAAGTACCCCTCAAAGATGGACTGCCACAAGAGTCAGAGGAAGCTCCAGCTGACAGATTGTAGACTCATTGAAGGAACAAAATTCCCAGGATGCAAATACCACTCTCAGCCCAAATACAACTCTATCCTGTTCTACTGTGATGATTTAGGGCCTATATACTTATATGGAACTGTAGAAGATTCTTAG